The following coding sequences lie in one Methanothermobacter sp. MT-2 genomic window:
- a CDS encoding 4Fe-4S ferredoxin iron-sulfur binding domain-containing protein encodes MKTTLSEPIREPIPTINPKLCLNCGACVAACKTGAIELVASGKEEIHPVIDEEKCVRCGYCARACPSEAIKYGEILPRAVATGKALVIDPKQCIGCMTCTRVCPSKGAIKVGKVSKLPYIDPAYCARCEKCMDVCPSTAIKYTTRTTASRKFNRIHTMEIASEVLEKETERLAEAASKINSILENIANDISTSHDEKSFEIDVTDRIMDEIKEIMAKDVEIDEIVDIIEKTKAKRSIISLEEKCIGCGACVDECPVNCIELEMPAPITIGEECVYCGKCVQACPVEAISLKEEFFTTKDDRILFIRREIKGPRTGEVIPDEMICQACGICVNRCPVNALNLKDDKIIVDQGACISCGECESICPVNAIKLKIN; translated from the coding sequence ATGAAAACCACACTATCAGAGCCCATAAGAGAACCAATACCAACCATAAACCCAAAACTTTGCCTAAACTGCGGGGCTTGCGTAGCAGCCTGTAAAACAGGCGCCATAGAACTCGTAGCCTCTGGAAAAGAGGAGATACACCCAGTAATAGACGAGGAAAAATGTGTGAGATGCGGTTACTGCGCACGAGCATGCCCATCAGAAGCCATAAAATACGGCGAAATACTACCAAGGGCCGTGGCCACGGGAAAAGCCCTAGTAATAGACCCAAAACAATGTATAGGTTGCATGACCTGCACTAGAGTCTGCCCATCCAAAGGCGCGATAAAAGTTGGGAAAGTAAGTAAATTACCCTACATAGACCCGGCATACTGTGCAAGATGTGAAAAATGCATGGATGTATGCCCATCAACCGCCATCAAATACACCACAAGAACCACAGCCTCCAGGAAATTTAATAGGATACATACAATGGAGATCGCATCAGAAGTTCTAGAAAAAGAAACAGAAAGATTGGCAGAGGCTGCAAGCAAGATAAACTCCATCCTAGAAAATATTGCCAATGACATTTCAACAAGCCATGATGAAAAAAGCTTTGAAATAGATGTAACAGACCGTATAATGGATGAAATCAAAGAAATCATGGCCAAAGATGTTGAAATAGATGAGATAGTGGATATAATTGAAAAGACCAAAGCAAAGAGGTCAATAATAAGCTTGGAGGAAAAGTGTATTGGTTGTGGGGCTTGTGTAGATGAATGCCCAGTAAATTGTATAGAACTTGAAATGCCAGCCCCAATCACTATTGGAGAAGAATGCGTATATTGTGGAAAATGTGTACAAGCTTGTCCAGTAGAGGCAATATCACTCAAAGAAGAATTCTTCACCACAAAAGATGATAGGATACTATTTATAAGAAGGGAGATCAAGGGGCCGAGAACTGGAGAAGTCATCCCAGATGAGATGATCTGCCAGGCATGTGGTATCTGCGTGAACAGATGCCCAGTAAATGCCCTAAATCTCAAAGACGATAAAATAATAGTTGACCAGGGGGCATGTATCAGCTGCGGTGAATGTGAAAGCATATGCCCAGTAAATGCTATCAAACTCAAAATAAACTAA
- a CDS encoding NADH ubiquinone oxidoreductase 20 kDa subunit — protein sequence MIKDFIRKRSIHVCLICTGGCNGCDIEVAALLSKRYDLEQYGIYYHNNPRECDALLVTGHVAKQWQEKLIELYNKVPEPKAVLAIGACALTGGIFQQESDKTGAPVSNFIPVDAEVPGCPPRPAEIATAILKYVPGVLASYSK from the coding sequence ATGATAAAAGATTTCATAAGAAAAAGATCCATCCACGTTTGCCTAATCTGCACCGGAGGATGCAACGGATGTGACATAGAAGTAGCCGCACTCCTATCAAAAAGATACGACCTCGAACAATACGGCATATATTATCATAACAACCCACGTGAATGCGACGCCTTACTAGTCACTGGACACGTGGCAAAACAATGGCAAGAAAAACTCATAGAATTATACAACAAAGTCCCAGAACCGAAAGCAGTGCTTGCAATAGGAGCATGCGCCCTAACAGGGGGCATATTCCAACAAGAATCAGATAAAACAGGAGCCCCTGTAAGCAACTTCATCCCAGTAGACGCCGAAGTCCCAGGCTGCCCGCCAAGACCAGCAGAGATAGCCACAGCCATACTAAAATACGTGCCAGGAGTCCTCGCCAGCTACTCAAAATAA
- a CDS encoding tungsten containing formylmethanofuran dehydrogenase, subunit F gives MDIKFKKSKDALNKDIQGKYMDLEAIEGPRLDIGKCKLEGEFITISPECVRCNLCAEECPVDAIAEAKSTRQARVLENCVKCEICAQTCPIRCINVMESTTTIDKDVKYHLKDLKIPHRILRMKNIEVDKEKCKACGTCVRFCPTNAIKVDETAIIDTSRCIGCGACANVCEEGAIKLERELGPVIKTKELLIDQDACVACQICEENCPTEAIRLEDEKLIFSEDKCILCELCSTKCPVGALKLERLSHES, from the coding sequence ATGGATATAAAATTTAAAAAAAGTAAAGATGCGCTTAACAAGGACATACAGGGAAAATATATGGACCTAGAGGCTATAGAAGGTCCAAGATTAGATATTGGAAAATGTAAACTAGAAGGAGAGTTTATAACAATCTCCCCAGAATGTGTAAGATGTAACCTATGCGCCGAAGAATGTCCAGTGGATGCCATAGCCGAAGCTAAATCCACCAGACAAGCCAGAGTCCTTGAAAATTGTGTGAAATGTGAAATATGTGCCCAGACTTGTCCCATAAGATGCATAAATGTTATGGAAAGCACAACAACAATAGATAAAGATGTGAAATACCATCTAAAAGACTTGAAAATACCCCACAGAATATTGAGGATGAAAAACATAGAAGTGGACAAGGAAAAATGCAAGGCTTGTGGCACATGTGTCAGATTCTGCCCCACCAACGCAATAAAAGTAGATGAAACCGCAATTATAGATACCAGCAGGTGCATTGGCTGCGGAGCCTGTGCAAACGTGTGTGAAGAAGGCGCGATAAAACTCGAAAGAGAACTTGGACCTGTGATAAAAACAAAAGAGCTTCTAATAGACCAGGATGCATGCGTTGCATGTCAAATATGTGAAGAAAATTGTCCAACAGAAGCCATAAGATTAGAAGATGAGAAGCTCATATTCTCAGAGGATAAATGCATCCTATGTGAACTTTGCTCTACTAAATGCCCAGTCGGGGCATTAAAATTAGAGAGGTTATCCCA
- a CDS encoding (NiFe)-hydrogenase-3-type complex Eha, EhaM, which yields MTDETIKKIKLWKLESYAYKDQVLKTLSETLKIPIEEVEELIAKNLDMARIESSHSSMEQAKLFRLEKQIDLDLGLDYLYHLELLDEKQVNSIKEDIIEQLEVSGKLEIDPEKYKKLIEKAREKIIKILEGSG from the coding sequence TGAAAGTTACGCCTATAAAGACCAGGTGCTGAAAACACTCTCAGAGACCCTGAAAATCCCAATAGAAGAAGTTGAGGAATTAATAGCCAAAAACCTTGACATGGCCAGGATAGAATCATCCCATTCATCAATGGAACAAGCAAAACTTTTCAGACTTGAAAAACAAATAGACCTAGACCTAGGACTAGATTACCTATACCACCTAGAACTCCTAGATGAAAAACAGGTGAATTCAATAAAAGAAGATATCATAGAACAATTAGAAGTCTCAGGAAAACTAGAAATCGACCCAGAAAAATATAAAAAACTGATAGAAAAGGCCAGAGAAAAAATAATAAAAATCCTAGAGGGGAGCGGATGA
- a CDS encoding 4Fe-4S ferredoxin iron-sulfur binding domain-containing protein: MSSVIWYIYEFARKKWIKRFLDAKTDPEIVESPSRFRDFPQVQKELCISCGACVASCPSPGAIKLVRDEEMEMAYPVINKSACIRCGFCVEVCPTEPKTLKTGENYLIKEEYKILPKETLYVIDDYLCIRCEKCIDACKVGAISSKDNIITIDQSKCVSCGDCIQTCPIKGAIKEVFITNIDEQKEIINLLVESLENTINQEVERVRKLPDYDPEKLIKLEFPLDELIDKALEILPDKEMVTKIIEKITDRLKINVITWDEDKCKGCRLCIDECPTGALTYNEEKGVTERDPEKCLRCSICYQTCPFGVPGLYTARFLLKDDKILITLKPSQISKRG, encoded by the coding sequence ATGTCCTCTGTAATATGGTACATATATGAATTCGCTAGGAAAAAATGGATTAAAAGATTCCTAGATGCCAAGACAGACCCGGAAATAGTCGAATCACCATCAAGGTTCAGAGACTTCCCACAAGTACAAAAAGAATTATGCATCTCTTGCGGCGCTTGCGTAGCCTCCTGCCCCTCACCAGGAGCCATAAAACTAGTGAGAGACGAAGAAATGGAAATGGCCTACCCAGTTATAAATAAATCAGCTTGTATAAGATGCGGTTTCTGCGTTGAAGTATGCCCAACAGAACCAAAGACCCTCAAAACAGGTGAAAACTATCTCATAAAAGAAGAATACAAGATACTCCCCAAAGAAACCCTCTATGTCATTGATGACTACCTTTGCATACGCTGCGAAAAATGCATAGACGCTTGCAAAGTCGGAGCCATATCATCCAAGGATAATATAATCACCATAGACCAATCAAAATGCGTATCCTGTGGAGATTGCATCCAAACCTGTCCAATAAAAGGAGCCATAAAAGAAGTCTTCATCACAAACATCGACGAACAAAAAGAAATAATCAACCTATTAGTTGAAAGCCTAGAGAACACCATAAACCAGGAAGTTGAAAGAGTTAGAAAATTGCCAGATTATGACCCTGAAAAACTTATAAAATTAGAATTCCCATTAGATGAGCTCATAGACAAAGCCCTCGAAATACTCCCAGACAAAGAAATGGTAACCAAGATAATAGAAAAGATAACAGACAGACTAAAAATCAACGTAATAACATGGGATGAAGACAAATGCAAAGGTTGCAGATTATGCATCGATGAGTGCCCTACAGGCGCCCTAACCTACAACGAAGAAAAGGGCGTCACTGAAAGAGACCCTGAAAAGTGTCTCAGATGCAGCATATGCTACCAAACATGCCCATTCGGCGTCCCAGGATTATACACTGCACGGTTCCTCCTAAAAGATGATAAAATCCTCATAACATTAAAACCATCCCAAATATCTAAGAGGGGCTGA